In Tachysurus fulvidraco isolate hzauxx_2018 chromosome 25, HZAU_PFXX_2.0, whole genome shotgun sequence, the following proteins share a genomic window:
- the LOC113650586 gene encoding nuclear mitotic apparatus protein 1-like isoform X2 encodes MGRLRKGHARRRSDVWAEAGGKENIVHQFLKADVLNRDLGYSSNLWSDLSWKLFDEDSKRNRHWLWVIWTQNRNGVKDQVVLNSPYDPTALEPGDMPEGETKEVMALHPSKEDALLAWLNGLQLDEPVQRILQLQDGILLLKLVNKLKGEGPSQAPVHLPQAERLSIISDFLHSVCPVECNILTLSKGRMLELQLTKVVLLLCYYGLANNSLVVEFETELQMVAMLRSVQQKASGLCLCEDLDKLLTTSSLIYTSSVSSTSSVSEDGSPSFPQARSSPLVSFAELDTVASSSFVGSTLQELMSTPQVQVKRLRKELAHEGDVQDELEGELAERIALLSAKEGQASQLQHRLQRLQRDQEEMEKEHKATLTELQQKNEGLLTRVHTVLKQCRDLKTDNSQKERQLDELMEENGTLAAQVRNSFAQLARAEEEVAKITEAHNSSQTEWGNRRDLLQRELSQAITDRECLSEQIQISQGKISVLEDELAKLSQQPQEKGEVLGPIVEQEKLKQELTDLTQKLSKLEETISLLKKEKMSLRALLAEERSSFEKETLRLEGRISDLQQSIKNMQAEKDAQEQASRTTQETLTSQIAALETDLAHLQQLEVHITAEIATSAELRQQRGMLEAKVTSLDDMVNMLEAENATRQEVLNAIRADLQNAQISLVEYEKTLADHQKVVEENASLRARISVLDDTITNLQTEIDAQRKRGDELLTANEQQKALMEEKFQKQEQKAHEMFAELETLSQELHRMKHQKLEAKSCVERLVQEGADLKAILAEQQDRGQSQLILVTKAKDAREMELQQIITDHQNEISELQTNIEGTELTVLKEKNISKDGELRIQQKELSDLQYKADDLQRQLSEVEGLSQHLSQDVVSKDREVQHVKAELEQREGEIQTLKVNLQSLEAKSSEMRDLHQKEIEKQTLAIMELKLQLSEAEKLISEKVQSLQALAQELKGLKEELSIERQRVVTLRLEVTQLQQEIDGHLKKLEESLNKSNSLKEELSWQQYLAFQRESEVSVLAARNKSLEEDFAQLQNKLAEAITLATKLQTDLLKLQEEVQHQENLRAKVQEVEKAQCKELQREVTELQARVQKLTSLASEREMQLGALNEKMKEQEEYNQKRLQKSDETLQKELENVVDLKGQLESAKNQTAVKNELLESTEEKLKQMELMYQQKVSLISETCQAKEALERRVNELCSKQKQDLDTFQQGLETLEKEKEHLSLINESLQSECLALQTKSKEQQDTSNAFKADLQSTQDRYERDIEALKKETELLQDKCWSLQTENKGQEEALNTLTANLQKTQDRYQKDVEIMKKENEHLSSVNQSLQIECQTLRAKETIQQEEFSALKADLQENKEKFEKDMEILKNERDQLSSVNQSLLKDLEAAQKVGAELVSVKEVTQQREHELENQVKEIQVKIKEISSLAEEREAEIRNLHSEVKQQEVSRLRAEESEKASRAELEAKVVQLQVQCEEACKCSSERDSELSLLRDQYKESEKQKQDACQANTVLENIVSELRLKQKQKIEEYLQQLDASAEEKDALTTTLRTDRKAQQEALDDLQSALQQDVKTLQKEKEHLSFINQSLQRECDASQRLGAELDLKLKGQIESFRAIKEALQKKEMQNQELLEQLKAKAETVEHYKVQVEKAKTHYIGKKQQLLEGQKACRTLQASLETSEREGKALKAELKVVSMELGNSKASEKRLMAQIKSLETRLAYADHQIREQRKQGEQSVPMQHRENPRSHQAINGSSDSLELDLDDSLNAVGKQSVPGESSTPSVRSSERLAAKRHTQGEGSLETLYFTPMTQERGKKRKDAFQDHKLESSISSLGELTLDSTRKPSSSVRRRRTTQVINITMTKKTPLGGSGAADADESFFSLHSAQSQPNLVSHKAHPVSEIFEDPNKLLSLPGYRCSNAHVSVLPRAPSTFGIGSEYEPDHFSDWMRIAELQSRNKSCLPHLKSSYPLESRPSLGFSHLPVTDEDVRTGDPTETIHRASTILSQLKDSIANHRLSLAPPAVAAHSQRATPVAKAREVRSTRSLLAPKRPAGQVQDLDTPEAKKLASCFPQTPKGRNLRSTNSQNIAPSPLVKDEDEDVRPHSSSSSKQRAIETMSGY; translated from the exons ATGGGACGCCTAAGGAAAGGGCACGCACGGAGGAGGTCCGATGTATGGGCAGAAGCGGGAGGCAAAGAGAACATCGTACATCAGTTTTTAAAAGCTGATGTACTGAACAGGGACCTGGGTTATTCTTCTAACCTTTGGTCAGACCTCTCCTGGAAGTTATTTGACGAGGACTCCAAGAGGAATCGGCACTGGTTGTGGGTCATATGGACTCAGAATAGAAATGGTGTTAAGGACCAAGTAGTCCTTAACAGTCCATATGACCCAACAGCACTGGAGCCCGGAGACATGCCAGAAGGTGAGACAAAAGAAg TGATGGCACTGCATCCATCCAAGGAAGACGCCCTTCTGGCATGG CTCAACGGGCTGCAGCTGGACGAACCAGTGCAGAGAATCCTACAGCTTCAGGATGGAATCCTGCTGCTCAAACTCGTCAATAAACT GAAAGGAGAGGGGCCAAGCCAGGCCCCTGTTCACCTCCCGCAAGCAGAAAGGCTGTCCATCATCTCGGACTTCCTCCACA GCGTGTGTCCTGTTGAGTGCAACATCCTCACACTGTCCAAGGGAAGGATGCTGGAGTTGCAGCTCACCAAG gTTGTACTGCTCCTGTGTTACTATGGACTTGCTAACAACAGTCTGGTTGTGGAGTTTGAAACTGAG ctGCAGATGGTGGCCATGTTGCGTTCCGTTCAGCAAAAAGCGAgtggtctgtgtctgtgtgaagaTCTGGACAAACTCCTCACCACGAGCT CGCTGATCTACACCTCGTCCGTGAGCAGTACGTCCTCTGTCAGCGAGGACGGCTCGCCCTCTTTCCCCCAGGCACGCAGCTCTCCGCTCGTCAGCTTTGCGGAGCTGGACACTGTGGCCTCCAGCTCGTTTGTGGG ctcaACTCTACAGGAGCTGATGAGTACGCCTCAGGTGCAGGTGAAGCGGCTGCGTAAGGAGTTAGCGCACGAAGGAGATGTGCAAGACGAGCTGGAAGGAGAGCTAGCCGAGCGAATCGCTCTCCTCTCGGCGAAAG AGGGGCAGGCGAGTCAGCTTCAGCACAGGCTGCAGCGCTTGCAGAGGGAtcaggaggagatggagaaggAGCACAAAGCTACACTGACCGAGCTGCAGCAGAAGAACGAAGG ACTCCTCACACGGGTACACACGGTCTTAAAGCAGTGTCGAGACCTTAAAACGGACAACAGCCAGAAAGAAAGACAACTCGACGAGCTGATGGAGGAGAACGGAACTCTCGCAGCACAG GTGAGAAACTCCTTCGCCCAGCTCGCAAGGGCCGAGGAGGAAGTCGCTAAAATAACAGAAGCTCACAATTCATCCCAGACCGAGTGGGGGAACAGGAGGGACTTGCTGCAGAGAGAGCTAAGCCAGGCCATCACTGACAGG GAATGTCTTTCTGAGCAAATTCAGATCTCACAAGGAAAGATCTCCGTCTTGGAGGACGAACTCGCCAAACTTTCCCAGCAGCCCCAAGAAAAAGGTGAAGTCCTGGGGCCGATTGTAGAG CAGGAGAAACTGAAGCAGGAACTCACAGACTTGACTCAAAAACTTTCCAAACTTGAAGAAACCATTTCCCTCCTCAAGAAGGAGAAAATGTCACTCAGAGCACTATTAGCAGAGGAGAGAAGCTCCTTTGAAAAGGAAACCCTCCGCTTGgagggacgcatttcagatctTCAGCAGTCGATAAAGAACATGCAAGCAGAGAAAGATGCTCAGGAACAAGCCTCAAGGACCACACAAGAAACTCTTACCTCCCAGATAGCAGCTTTGGAGACCGATCTGGCGCATCTTCAGCAGCTTGAAGTTCATATAACGGCAGAGATCGCTACATCCGCAGAACTGCGCCAGCAACGTGGGATGCTGGAGGCTAAAGTCACCTCCTTGGATGATATGGTTAATATGCTGGAGGCAGAAAACGCAACACGGCAGGAAGTTCTTAATGCCATCAGGGCCGACCTGCAAAACGCCCAGATTTCTCTCGTGGAATATGAAAAAACGTTGGCAGACCATCAAAAAGTGGTAGAAGAGAACGCTTCGCTCCGAGCCAGAATCTCTGTGCTGGACGACACCATCACAAATCTGCAAACCGAGATCGACGCACAGAGAAAAAGAGGCGACGAGCTTCTCACAGCAAACGAGCAGCAGAAAGCTTTGATGGAGGAAAAGTTTCAAAAGCAGGAGCAAAAAGCGCACGAGATGTTTGCAGAGCTAGAGACTCTCAGCCAAGAGCTTCACAGAATGAAGCATCAGAAGCTTGAAGCCAAGTCGTGCGTCGAGAGGTTAGTCCAAGAAGGAGCGGACCTTAAAGCAATTCTAGCAGAACAGCAAGATCGAGGCCAATCGCAACTGATTCTAGTAACCAAGGCCAAAGATGCGAGGGAGATGGAACTGCAGCAAATTATTACAGATCATCAAAACGAAATATCAGAGTTACAAACGAACATCGAGGGAACTGAACTAACggtgctgaaagaaaaaaatatttctaaagacGGAGAACTCCGCATACAGCAAAAGGAACTGTCTGACCTTCAATATAAGGCAGACGATTTGCAAAGACAGCTCTCGGAGGTAGAAGGACTTTCACAACATTTGAGTCAGGACGTGGTCTCCAAAGACAGGGAAGTTCAACACGTCAAGGCAGAGCTTGAacagagggaaggagagatCCAGACCCTTAAGGTCAACCTTCAGTCTCTTGAAGCGAAGTCCAGTGAAATGCGTGACCTTCACCAGAAGGAAATCGAAAAGCAGACGCTCGCCATCATGGAGCTGAAGCTACAACTTTCCGAAGCTGAGAAACTCATCTCGGAGAAAGTTCAATCTCTGCAAGCTCTCGCCCAGGAGTTGAAGGGTTTAAAGGAAGAGCTTTCCATCGAAAGGCAGAGAGTCGTTACGTTGAGACTGGAGGTTACACAACTGCAGCAGGAGATTGATGGACATTTGAAGAAGTTGGAGGAGTCATTAAACAAGAGTAATTCCCTCAAAGAGGAATTGTCATGGCAACAATATCTAGCGTTccagagagaaagtgaggtTTCTGTTTTAGCAGCACGAAACAAATCTCTGGAGGAAGACTTTGCTCAACTTCAGAATAAGTTAGCAGAGGCCATAACTCTAGCTACTAAACTGCAAACTGACTTACTCAAGCTTCAAGAGGAGGTCCAGCATCAAGAGAACCTCAGAGCAAAAGTTCAGGAAGTCGAGAAGGCTCAATGTAAAGAGCTTCAACGAGAGGTCACCGAACTTCAGGCTCGAGTTCAGAAGCTTACCAGTCTTGCTTCTGAGAGAGAAATGCAGCTCGGTGCTCTTAATGAAAAGATGAAAGAACAAGAAGAATACAATCAGAAACGCCTTCAAAAATCCGACGAGACCCTTCAGAAAGAACTCGAGAATGTTGTAGACTTGAAGGGGCAGCTAGAGTCTGCCAAGAATCAGACTGCAGTGAAAAATGAACTTTTGGAGTCAACAGAAGAAAAGCTTAAACAAATGGAGCTCATGTACCAACAGAAAGTATCCCTCATTAGTGAAACCTGTCAGGCCAAGGAAGCTTTAGAAAGAAGAGTGAATGAGCTTTGCAGTAAGCAGAAGCAAGATCTGGATACGTTCCAGCAAGGTTTAGAAACCttggaaaaggaaaaggaacaTCTGTCTTTGATTAATGAATCTCTCCAGAGTGAATGCCTGGCCTTGCAGACAAAGAGCAAGGAGCAACAGGATACGTCAAATGCTTTTAAGGCTGACCTGCAAAGCACCCAAGACAGATACGAGAGAGATATAGAAGCCCTAAAGAAGGAGACGGAGCTTCTCCAGGATAAGTGTTGGAGCTTGCAGACCGAGAACAAGGGGCAGGAAGAGGCCCTGAATACTCTGACGGCTAATCTTCAGAAAACTCAAGATAGGTATCAGAAAGATGTCGAGATCATGAAAAAAGAGAACGAACATCTCTCTTCAGTAAACCAGTCTCTCCAGATCGAGTGCCAAACCTTGCGGGCAAAGGAAACAATACAACAGGAGGAGTTTAGTGCCCTCAAGGCTGACCTGcaagaaaacaaagagaaattTGAAAAAGATATGGAGATCttgaagaatgagagagatcaACTTTCTTCAGTGAACCAGTCCCTTCTTAAAGACCTCGAGGCAGCCCAGAAAGTGGGAGCAGAACTGGTCTCCGTCAAAGAAGTCACTCAACAGCGTGAACACGAGCTTGAAAATCAAGTAAAGGAAATCCAGGTGAAGATTAAAGAAATTTCCTCACTGGCTGAAGAAAGAGAGGCCGAAATAAGAAATCTTCACTCTGAAGTAAAGCAGCAAGAAGTTTCAAGGCTTCGTGCCGAAGAATCTGAGAAGGCTTCAAGAGCTGAACTGGAGGCAAAGGTGGTTCAGCTTCAAGTCCAGTGTGAAGAAGCCTGTAAATGTTCATCTGAGAGAGATTCAGAGCTGAGTCTGCTTCGAGATCAGTATAAAGAGTCTGAGAAGCAGAAGCAAGATGCCTGTCAGGCTAACACAGTCTTGGAGAACATCGTTTCTGAACTGCGCctcaagcaaaaacaaaagattgaGGAATACCTTCAGCAGCTGGACGCCTCGGCGGAGGAGAAAGATGCGCTTACGACAACCCTCCGGACGGACAGGAAGGCACAACAGGAGGCTCTGGATGACCTACAGAGTGCTTTGCAGCAGGACGTGAAGACCCTGCAAAAAGAAAAGGAGCACCTGTCTTTCATTAATCAGTCACTTCAGAGGGAGTGTGATGCCTCCCAGAGACTTGGAGCAGAGTTGGATTTGAAGCTGAAAGGGCAGATCGAATCCTTCAGGGCTATAAAAGAGGCTCTCCAAAAGAAAGAGATGCAGAACCAAGAACTTCTGGAGCAGCTCAAGGCGAAGGCTGAAACAGTGGAGCACTACAAAGTCCAG GTAGAAAAAGCAAAAACTCATTACATCGGTAAAAAACAGCAACTCCTGGAGGGGCAGAAAGCATGTCGGACCCTTCAGGCCTCTTTGGAAACGAGTGAGCGTGAAGGAAAAGCCTTGAAGGCTGAGCTTAAAGTGGTCTCCATGGAGCTGGGGAATAGCAAGGCATCAGAGAAGAGATTGATGGCACAGATAAAGAGCCTGGAGACTCGG TTGGCTTATGCAGATCATCAGATAAGAGAACAGAGAAAGCAGGGAGAACAAAGTGTCCCGATGCAACACAGAGAAAATCCCAGAAGTCATCAGGCCATCAACGGTAGTTCGGACAGCCTGGAGCTCGACCTGGACGATTCTTTGAATGCTGTTGG TAAACAGTCCGTACCTGGTGAGTCCAGCACTCCTTCGGTCCGAAGTTCAGAGCGACTAGCAGCAAAAaggcacacacaaggcgaaggctcACTAGAGACCCTGTACTTCACTCCCATGACGCAAGAAAGGGGCAAGAAACGTAAAGACGCCTTCCAGGACCACAAGCTAGAAAGCAGCATCAGTTCACTTGGAGAGTTAACTCTTGATTCGACGAGGAAGCCGAGCTCTTCGGTCCGGAGGCGACGCACCACGCAAGTCATCAACATCACTATGACCAAG AAAACTCCCCTCGGTGGCAGCGGTGCTGCAGACGCCGACGAGTCTTTCTTCAGCCTGCACTCGGCTCAGTCGCAGCCCAATCTGGTCTCACACAAAGCTCACCCAGTGTCTGAGATCTTCGAGGATCCCAACAAACTTCTCAGCCTTCCTGGGTATCGCTGCAGCAATGCGCATGTCAGCGTTCTTCCACGAG CCCCGAGCACGTTCGGTATAGGATCCGAATACGAGCCGGACCACTTCTCTGACTGGATGAGGATCGCAGAGCTACAGTCGCGGAATAAATCCTGTTTACCTCATCTGAAGAGCAGCTACCCATTGGAGTCCAGG CCCAGCCTGGGTTTCTCGCACCTCCCTGTGACTGACGAGGACGTTCGTACCGGCGACCCCACCGAGACCATTCACCGTGCCTCAACCATCCTGTCTCAGCTCAAGGACTCCATTGCTAATCACCGCCTCTCACTGGCTCCGCCTGCTGTAGCTGCTCACAGCCAGCGGGCAACCCCGGTTGCCAAAGCACGGGAAGTGCGATCCACACGCAGCCTGCTGGCCCCTAAACGGCCTGCAGGGCAAGTTCAAGACCTTGACACACCCGAG gcAAAGAAGTTAGCCAGCTGCTTCCCTCAAACTCCTAAAGGCAGAAACCTTCGATCTACCAACTCGCAGAACATCGCACCCTCTCCG TTAGTCaaagatgaggatgaagatgtgAGACCGCACTCTTCCTCGTCCTCTAAACAACGTGCAATAGAAACAATGTCAGGATACTGA